Below is a window of Halobaculum lipolyticum DNA.
ATCGACGCGACGAGCGTCCGCGAGCCGGGCGCTCTCGACGCCCGCGAGTACGACCTGGCGTGCGGGCTGGCGGCGCTGGAACCGTTGATCGGCGCGCCCGCGGCCGTCGAGGCCGCGCTGTCGGCGTACCCGCCGGCGGACGTGCTCGCCGCTCGCGAGTACCTCGACTTCGTCGCGATCCGGCCGGACCACGACTTCGACGGGCCGGGACTGAAAGGCGAGATCGAGAAGTGCGCGGTCGAGCGGGGGGAGACCGAGCGGGGGGAGGCCCCGTCGTGAGCGCCGGGCGGCGCGGGACCGCGCTCACTCCTCGGTGATCTCGATTGTGACCGGGCCGTCGTCGGCGTCGGCGGCGGCGCTCCCGTCGCCGTCCCCGCCGGGCGTGCCGGTCGTCGCGACGTACTCTTCGATGTAGTCGACGTTCCACGCGTTCGCCTTGACGAGCGCGTCGAACACCGGCCCGACGACCGGGACCGAGCCGAGCACCGCGTCGGCCGCGACGTTCGCGAGCATCCGGACGATCGTCGTCAGCGGGACGCCGAGGTACGCCGCCTCCGCGACGATGTACAGCGAGACGCCGCCGGCGACGAGGTCCCCCGCACCCGGGAGGACGCCCAACACCGGATCGAGTCCGATCCACGTGTCCGTGCCGGGCACCCGTACCGCCTCGTCCATGACGCGTGCGACGGTCCGCACGCGCCGCAGCGCCGGCTCGTCGACCGATTCGGGCAGGTCCATCGTGAGCGACTCGACGTCGGTCATTGTCGGGGGGTCACGACGGCGAGGAAAGTGCCTTGCGGCCCCCGCGACAGCGTGTCGCCCGTCTCCGTCCCGCTCGCCGCCGCACGCGACCCCGGTCGC
It encodes the following:
- a CDS encoding DUF4112 domain-containing protein is translated as MTDVESLTMDLPESVDEPALRRVRTVARVMDEAVRVPGTDTWIGLDPVLGVLPGAGDLVAGGVSLYIVAEAAYLGVPLTTIVRMLANVAADAVLGSVPVVGPVFDALVKANAWNVDYIEEYVATTGTPGGDGDGSAAADADDGPVTIEITEE